The nucleotide sequence ATAAACGCGAATCCTCTTGCAGGAACGTGGGGAATCGATGCGAATCTCGATGTTCAAATCTTTGTGTACCTGACGACTCGAACAAGGAGGAATTTCAGGAACGACAGGTCGCTTTTTACTCCCAGTGCTCTAATCACTCTTTGGGGGAGACAAAAACGAGCCATGCGGAAGATGCAAAGGAACGGAAAGAGCTGAATTTCGTGTGGTCGAGAAGAGAGCGAAGAGAGGTCGACTTCGTCCTTTCTGCTCGTTTCACCAAATCGCAGACGGACTTCGATGAAAATTCCACTTCTGCGAATGAAAATAGTGAACGATCAATAGTGAAGATATGCGATGAAGATAACGCAAAAATTAACGAAAATAAAGTCAGTGCAGAAGAAGGCATTGTAGAAATTCGCAAAGATGAAACTAGTACAGCAATTAATGACGAAGAAATAAAAACTGCGCTCACCTATCCAGCCGAGAAAAATTACACTTGTGCTAACTCATCGGTTATGGATGATCAAAGAGAACTGCATCACACTGTTTGCAGTTATTCTTCAAGTTTGAAGGACGAAGTGAAACAAAACCATACAGTCTCAGACTCTGAACAGTGCTACTGTCACGTACTGTATGTAAACAATTCGGAAAAGAATACAAAGGACGAatcttatttaacaaaaaaatgtgGGCAAAATGTTACTGAGAAGGATAATGTGGAGATCCACATCGTAGAAAGTGTTTCTGAATCGAAAACTCAAGCTTCAAAATTACAGACAAATATCAGGGTAAGGAGCTCTCTTCGGAAGACACTGGTTGCAGAGTTTGAAAGGAACATTTTGGAAACGGACTACAGTTCTTCGATGAAAGAAACGTGCAGCTCCATCAGTTCTTCAAAAAGCGATAAGTGTTCTCGTTGTGGCAATGACCTGTCCGAGGAAATGAAAAGTGTCACAAAATTCCAGCCTATCTCTGACAGCGAAAATCAGACCACAAGGGATTTGAAGAACCTTACAAAACCTTCGACAAAATGTCTGCCTCCTTCGCAATCGGTATGCAAGACCGTTCATAACCCGACAATTAGAACGTTCGTGATGAGTGCATCCAGAGAACAGtatcaaaacaaaaatataattgatcGCGAAGAAAATGCCCATTCTTGTAAGTCGAACAATTCAAATAGCACATGTAggaaacaattttctcgttcgaACAGCTGCATGGAAACAGAAAGCTTCCCAGAAAAGGACTCGAAGAAAAGAAACCGTAAGACAAACGTTAAATTTGGATCAAGCGATAAACCTATCTGTTTGTGCTCGAGCAAAGCGCTGCATAAAGAAAAGGATACCGGATCCCGACATCTGTTTCGACGCAAGAACAGTTTCTGGAGAGGATCGATCGTTCCAGGAAGCATTTGCAGCTCGTTTCCCGCGCTGGATCGAATTAAATACCTCATTCGCAAGAAACTTCGAAGGCTGCTGCTGGAGGAGAGGGACAAGGGCACCAGTACGTCGAAGACGTATCTGCGGACCGACAGATACCTGGTCAGCATTTCGAGCGGGAAATTGAACGAGGAACGAATTTGTTCTTCCATTCGTTGTCCGTTCACGACCAGAAATCAAATGGAGAGTCGAGGTCCTCAGAAGACCTTCACGGAAGGGTGCTTGAAGGAGAAGGAAGTCAGAGGTAGAAGGATCCAGGACAACGAGGTGTTCCGGAAGATCAGACTGGgtgaaatttcaaggtttctggGACAGAAGGGTGGCTCGAAGATCAATAACCAAACAATCGATGGTGACGAAAAACGAAGAACACGATCCAGCGTGGAGTCTTTCACTTCTACCAAAGTGATCCTCGATGTTGACCAATTTGATGATAAAGTGAAACATAAAGCCCACAAAAGGAGCTGCGATTTCAAAGCGGGAAAATTGACAAAAGGAATCTGTAAAGAGGAAATTGCACCGAAATCTGCTTTCAGGAATTATCGCGGTGTTGAAGTTTCGGTGGATAAAGGAAGAGAGGGAGGAGATGCCTTGCGCGGTGAAAGATCGAAACCTTTTGATAAACGTTCGTTCAAATGTTGTAGAGCTAAAGATTGCGAAGACAAGGAGTTTATGAACCTTCTCAATAATTATGAGAGACGAATCACCGATTTGGATGCTGATTTTAGGCTGAAATTGTTGCAGTACGTGGCACTTTGCAGGAGCGTGAAGGATCTGTTGATGAAGAGGCTGCCTCAAACCGATGACGTTTACGAGGGTAGCTCGAGCTGCATGTAGCAAAGGATATTGATCCGCGATGAATGACAGACTGATGACTCGATTGCACTAGATGGGACAACGTGTTAAATTGTTAACAACACGATTACTTTCCGTGATTGGGGAGGAATTGGTTACGATTCTGTCTAACGTTTTGTTCAGTTTAAAAtgtgatttttcaaaaattttgttgaCTATTTAGTTTTAGATGTGTACTATACTAGATGGTTTGTAACGATAATGTGAtgttgttaatatattttagtGCTTGTTGAAGTTTGCTTTTTATTGACATCCTTTTGTTGTAGgatacttttaatttaaaaatgaaatacatttttgaacttttgcATAAAACTAGTAATAAACAAGGAAATGATGTTAAAGATGCgcattgttaatatattttacaattcattaaatgtaatttctttttgttgcataaattttttaatttgaaaatgaaataatagtaACGAAAACTAAAATAATAATGCTAACAAGaaagtaaaattaaacaaatattttttgatgaatcaaaaatattaaaacaatttctattattataaaaaagtacaagaaattgtaaatatacaaGAACAAgacatattttcaataatatcattaattttaagatgtataatttatttatgttaaaaatagaaaagtttCATAGTAGAGTACTTTATGCAGTATTTCTAAAAAAATGTTACGCATAGAAGGATTAAATTGTTAGATCAATTCTTAGAAGGATTAaattctattataaaatatttatttgtgattAAATAATCTCACATAGTACTTTTGCCATGAAATTACCTCGTAAATTATTTTCGTGTCATTAAGTCATTTCACAAAGCATTTTTGCATCATTAAATCATTTCACAAAGCATTTTTGCGTCATTAAATCATCTCAAAAAATTCTCTTGCGACTTTAAAGTACCTTTGTCGTTAGATCACATCATTGTAAGTTTCATTTGTCATCTGATACGTAGTAacccaatatttttaaaatactttaagtTATCTTTATAACAGGAAAATGTTTTTAACCCAAGTGATAAGGGTGCAATGAAATATTAGCAGCATTCGGGAAACGACGTCTTCAGCTGGCACGTTATCATGATGAGATGATAGTGAAATCCGAGTTATTTAAGGCGTGCCGGCCCCGAAGAGGAGATAAAGTATTGTAGACCAACCATTGAGAGCAGCAGCATCCATCCCTTTGGCCAGATCGATATTTCTTGGCAACCACCGGAGAGGGTGCCCACCCCAGTTACTCTGTGTTTGTAACAATGCAAGTCGGCTTCTAACAACTAGCGAAAGATTTGAGCTGCCTAGATACGTACTTGATTTTATCATTCTTGTTTTCGATcgtttatcaatttaatttcgtGAGAAAAGTAATTGAATCTTTGTTATAGATAATGAAGGTTCAAGAAATCAAAATTGTGACTGCTTATTATAATTGTAGCATGTAACTATTTGttgaaattgtaatatataattaattattgaaatattaacttGTAACTGTTAATTGAAATTCTAACCTGTAACTATTTATCaaagtaaatctgtaaatttcaaCCTGTAAGTATTTTTTGAAACTCTTGCTTATGACTACTTAACGAAAATTTTAcctgaaattaattattgacaTTCTAACCTATAAATACTCATCGAAAATTATAATCTATAACTACTTATCGAAGTTCTAATTTGTAACTACTTATTGAAATTATAACATATAATTGCACATAGAAATTCCAATATATAACTATAACTTTGAGAAGTTACAACTTATAACTTTATTTGCATGAAGCGTATGTTGATTTGCAATGAGagcaatttcaatttattaggTCTTTTTTTATTAGTTTGAAAATAGTATCTGTGAATGATGGAATCTATACATTATTGTGTAAATAAACAtttgtatatattaataaatataaagcaTTATTATAATAATCAGTAGTAGTTTATCATAatagtcagccattttataATAGTCAGTAGTAGTCTATTATAATAGTCAGCCATTTTAACTTCAGCCACTATAATGACAGtcttaaatttattacaaaaattttctatGCAGCatgaaaaattcatatttaacaaattgttgAATACTTTGTCATAATACTTAATTGATAAACGTTAGTCCTTAATatatttcgttaataaattattaaatgttaaataatccTTGTAAGTGTAGACACATTATTGAATCAAATGAAGCTGTATAACTGCGTTtacattttgtaatacttttactAGACtagtgttaaataataaataatattatgtattctGTACACTAATCGTGTGGGGCtagtatttttatatgtatgaacgtttgtagaataaaatttataacaatcCACGAATTCAACTTGAATCATGTTCTTTCATCCTCAATAAAGAATCCCATATTAAGAATGAAGCTCTAAGTCTTCACCAACCAAATCTCAACCATTGCTGTTGAAATAACATTTCATCTCTTATCATAGGTTTTGAACAGTGTCAACCATGCAATATATTCATAACAAACTTTTCAAACGATCCTCAAATGCAATTTACATGATATTCGCACCCTCAGTAAAAGATCTCAAATTAAAAACCTAGCCTCATCCTCCAAACATCCTCGACTGAAACAATATTGCTGTAATTCTTTGAAATTATAGCAattcttctttcattttttgaaataatattaactatttaatattttcaataaacctTTCAAACGATCTTTAAATACAAAATGCATAACGTTCTTTTACCCTCAACAGTAggatatttcaaattaaaaatctagCTCCACATTATCACCAGCTGAACCTCCTCAACCATTGCTGTTAAAACATCGCTGTAATTTCACTTTTTATATCTTCACTTTATAtcttttatatctttttatatCTTCAATAAACCTTTTTAACGATCCTCAAATACAACATAACTCTTCAACGaaagaaaaattcaaattaaaacccAGCTCCACTTACCAACTAAACCTCCTCAACTACCGCTGTTGAAACATCAGTGTCACCCTTCTAAACATCTACCACGCAATACTTTCAACAAAACTTTCGAACGATCCTCAAATTCACCTACCCTTCCTCCATCTCCAATAAGAACCAAATCTTCAATAAAAAGAACCCCAAATTAAGAACCAAATCCTCAATAAAAAGCACCCCAAAATAAGAACCAAATCTGTCCTATTGCTCACCTATTGCTTCGAAACAACCTAACTCTTGAATTCCGATTGTTTCTATCGATCCATCCACAACCGACAACGTAGTACGCATCGAGCCACAAATTACGACCCTTACATAGGTCAGGAATCGTCGTTTGTCCCTAGCAGTACGCTGGTACGCGGACATTAACGTTAATACCGTTACGCTTCCTGTTCCTGCGTAACGTTTTGTTGTTGCAAAACTCTGATCCGGGGGTGGAAGGCTCCGCCTAGGGTCGATCTAAAGGGGGTTGCAACCGAGTGTGATTGGACAATGATATCGATGCGTCGCCAGGAAGGAGCCAATGGCGTCGCGACGCCCGATTGCGCTGACTCCTTGACCAGGAGCTGACTTTGCGGTACCCCGCTGCTGCCGTGGATGTCGTCAACGAGGACGACGTCAGGCGACGTCGACGACGTTCTCCGTCGCGTACCACTCCGCTCGTAATCATATCTGGACTTAATTATTGGTGAGTCGTGTGATTCTTTCATCCCATCTTCACCCTACATCTCCTTGAACGGTACAGCTTTTTGTGGACTCCCGATTACAAGTGCTGGTTCCTTTGAACCAAGGGCTGGTCCGATTCGTGCAACATTTCTGTGTACCCGTGCAAAGATGGACACCATTGTGATTTTTCTTCGCTGTGAATTGTTTCGAAGTGTCGGAAAGTTTAGGCTCGAAAAGGTTTTGACGAACGTTGAAGGGTGATTGCAGGATTTCGTGACCGGGGGGAGCCTTTCTTGGAGGATGAAGTGCGATTCCCAGTGACGATTGATCGTGAAATTCATTcgtgtgtgcatgtgtgtgGGTGTGAGTGTGTATGCACAGTGAACGGAGGGGTTCATTTTGCTGGTGATTCGTAACTTTCAATCGACATTGAGGGATACTTTTTTCAAGGTTGGATCATGGAAATGTCAGAGATCAGGAAAATGTCAGCGACTTTATCGTATTGATCGGGAAATGCACGGGCTTCTGGGTTCATTCCATTCAGTGTCATTCTTTTTTACTCGTGAAtatgacaatttttattatttctttttttaaagtaATTGATGACTTTATTATTTCTTGTTTTAAAAGCACTTAACGacatatttttatgttactttCTTTAAAGGAACTTTGTATGATCTTCTTTTTATGTTTCCTTCTATCAATGCACTTGATATGATCGTTTTTATGTTTTCTTTCTTGGAAGAACTTGATACAATCGTTTTGTAATTAGTTACTTATTCCTTTAAGTTTTGTAATTCACAtttgggtaaaatattaatatttgcatGGATTTATCACATATTCTAATTCTTGAAGGACAAATACAGGGTAATTTTGACCCATAACCCATTTTGTCAAgtctaaatattatatttaatattgcaaaatatttctaaaagtaTTTCAAGGTAATATAGGATTTAAATATCTTCAACATGAATTTTTCGTTGCATAATTTTTTCGAGATAGAAAAAAAATGTGTCTGAACAAGTAAGAATATTTCtagttaaattcaaaaattcattaggaaaatactttcaattaaaaaatttatttgaagaaaagtGATATAATATATTCCtcttatattactcttatattgctctta is from Megachile rotundata isolate GNS110a chromosome 2, iyMegRotu1, whole genome shotgun sequence and encodes:
- the LOC143266600 gene encoding uncharacterized protein LOC143266600 — encoded protein: MTELTYAQFDADQTFVDPHTGNNDEFDCERFRLLADRIKPLLGSRLENRIHSVLEEFVCKSSSRYSRRFPRVKRCLDAIAAWLNYLDLFRAKDIDEEAIKHAIECLLKDGRVTHFEDPVALNTGISRVDPDSLTEQNAMKNMNVWSFIKEKDYWLSKTNATCESPRTKQKCKKENCNSDLDVEVGSSTKEFASNKRHSTNPSCNQKIDNTTDPKVQHNQEMLFCFNENTPSTKEAVEEFTLSSTEKNLKPSNCTKKCGKNRCPKSPKLKLVIYKTASTNGSTLWNPVITRLSVPCKPSHLIVRLFEADPSLSDSCLILIRRKFEHEIRSACSCMNDILKKMDSCTIRRLRLNCQIRPGRIDLTLQRDSSKTLLFLARVPICLNVHKRESSCRNVGNRCESRCSNLCVPDDSNKEEFQERQVAFYSQCSNHSLGETKTSHAEDAKERKELNFVWSRRERREVDFVLSARFTKSQTDFDENSTSANENSERSIVKICDEDNAKINENKVSAEEGIVEIRKDETSTAINDEEIKTALTYPAEKNYTCANSSVMDDQRELHHTVCSYSSSLKDEVKQNHTVSDSEQCYCHVLYVNNSEKNTKDESYLTKKCGQNVTEKDNVEIHIVESVSESKTQASKLQTNIRVRSSLRKTLVAEFERNILETDYSSSMKETCSSISSSKSDKCSRCGNDLSEEMKSVTKFQPISDSENQTTRDLKNLTKPSTKCLPPSQSVCKTVHNPTIRTFVMSASREQYQNKNIIDREENAHSCKSNNSNSTCRKQFSRSNSCMETESFPEKDSKKRNRKTNVKFGSSDKPICLCSSKALHKEKDTGSRHLFRRKNSFWRGSIVPGSICSSFPALDRIKYLIRKKLRRLLLEERDKGTSTSKTYLRTDRYLVSISSGKLNEERICSSIRCPFTTRNQMESRGPQKTFTEGCLKEKEVRGRRIQDNEVFRKIRLGEISRFLGQKGGSKINNQTIDGDEKRRTRSSVESFTSTKVILDVDQFDDKVKHKAHKRSCDFKAGKLTKGICKEEIAPKSAFRNYRGVEVSVDKGREGGDALRGERSKPFDKRSFKCCRAKDCEDKEFMNLLNNYERRITDLDADFRLKLLQYVALCRSVKDLLMKRLPQTDDVYEGSSSCM